One genomic region from Candidatus Nitrosopumilus koreensis AR1 encodes:
- a CDS encoding magnesium transporter CorA family protein, with the protein MRKGLIPNRLRSSRKSIESPIEKKTETIQSEKFVWIDLQNPDRKDVEELAKKYNFNALNIEDCMTKFELPKLDSYDDHFFVILHFPPLAQKLGISKNSQLSIFVGKDFLVTVHQGDLKPLVELVDICKSDSDEQRKTRILQKTSGLLLHEIIDVLVDDLLHTSRKMIANLDEIEDRVFDETKPVARSIALLRREINRLRRIANPLKKFVLEITKNVKRFSERDEEDLSLYFDDIIDHIDKVIETLEESRETMEIYKDTDFVLSTEKTNKVLAVLTIIFTLAIPATVIGTFYGMNVNLPGGIGENPMFLGPFTTFIIVILASAIPAIMMFTYFKKLGWINN; encoded by the coding sequence ATGAGAAAAGGACTAATCCCAAATAGATTACGTTCAAGTAGAAAATCCATAGAGAGTCCTATTGAAAAAAAGACAGAGACAATACAATCTGAAAAATTTGTATGGATTGATTTGCAAAATCCAGACAGAAAAGATGTAGAAGAACTAGCTAAAAAATACAATTTCAATGCTTTAAACATTGAAGACTGTATGACAAAATTTGAGCTTCCAAAATTAGATAGTTATGATGATCATTTCTTTGTAATTCTTCATTTTCCACCACTTGCCCAAAAACTTGGAATTTCAAAAAATAGTCAATTATCCATATTTGTAGGAAAAGATTTTCTAGTGACAGTTCACCAAGGAGATCTCAAACCACTTGTAGAATTAGTAGATATTTGTAAATCAGATTCAGACGAACAACGAAAAACTAGAATATTGCAAAAAACTTCAGGATTATTACTTCACGAAATTATAGATGTGTTAGTAGATGACCTTTTACACACTTCCAGAAAGATGATTGCCAATTTAGACGAAATTGAAGACAGAGTATTTGATGAAACAAAACCAGTAGCTAGGAGTATTGCATTACTCAGAAGAGAGATTAACAGATTAAGAAGAATAGCTAATCCACTAAAGAAATTTGTTTTAGAAATAACAAAAAATGTAAAGAGATTTTCAGAGAGAGATGAAGAGGACCTTTCACTGTATTTTGACGACATTATTGATCACATAGACAAAGTAATTGAAACATTAGAAGAATCAAGAGAAACAATGGAGATTTACAAAGATACCGATTTTGTGTTAAGTACAGAAAAAACAAACAAAGTGCTTGCAGTTTTAACTATCATATTCACGCTAGCAATTCCAGCAACAGTTATTGGAACATTTTATGGAATGAACGTAAACTTACCAGGAGGTATTGGAGAAAATCCAATGTTCTTAGGTCCATTTACAACTTTCATAATTGTGATTCTTGCATCAGCAATTCCAGCAATCATGATGTTCACATATTTCAAAAAGTTAGGCTGGATCAACAACTAA